The proteins below are encoded in one region of Thermodesulfovibrionales bacterium:
- a CDS encoding ABC transporter substrate-binding protein, producing MKKVSLCIAALSLVALSLSAAFAEDALKIGAIFSVTGPASFLGEPEKNTALMLQDQINAKGGVSGKKIELIVYDDESDVNKAVLAADKLLKKDKVMAVIGPTTSGNTFAIEDKFEKANIPLISCAAAEKIVKPVKKWVFKTPQSDRLAVMKIYDTLVAKKTKKIALITVSDGFGQSGREVLKELAPRMGLEIVADEVYGPKDTDMTAQLTKIRGSGAGAIVCWGTNPGPAVIAKNRVQLGMDIPLYMSHGVASKKFIELAGSAAEGIMLPAGKLIVADQIPGIDPQKAILLKYIKDYESRYKAPVSSFGAYAGDALTLVTKAVETGKSSNPADIRNSVEKTKGFVGITGVFNFSPEDHNGLDENSFEMVVIERGDWKIIKK from the coding sequence GGTCCCGCATCATTCCTGGGGGAACCCGAAAAGAATACGGCGCTAATGCTCCAGGATCAGATCAACGCCAAAGGGGGAGTTTCGGGGAAGAAGATAGAACTCATTGTCTATGACGATGAGTCCGATGTGAACAAGGCCGTTCTTGCCGCTGATAAACTCCTGAAGAAGGACAAGGTCATGGCGGTGATCGGACCTACCACTTCAGGAAACACGTTTGCCATCGAAGATAAATTCGAAAAAGCGAATATCCCTCTCATCTCATGCGCCGCGGCAGAGAAGATCGTGAAACCGGTTAAGAAATGGGTTTTCAAGACGCCTCAGTCCGACAGACTCGCTGTGATGAAGATCTATGACACGCTCGTAGCGAAGAAGACGAAGAAGATTGCACTCATTACGGTTTCGGACGGGTTCGGGCAATCCGGAAGGGAAGTGCTCAAGGAGCTGGCACCAAGGATGGGGCTGGAAATTGTTGCCGATGAGGTCTATGGTCCGAAGGACACGGACATGACTGCCCAGCTCACAAAGATCAGGGGATCGGGAGCCGGAGCGATCGTGTGCTGGGGAACGAATCCGGGACCGGCCGTCATCGCCAAGAACAGGGTCCAGCTCGGGATGGACATTCCGCTTTACATGAGTCACGGTGTCGCTTCGAAGAAGTTCATCGAGCTTGCCGGTTCAGCGGCGGAAGGCATCATGCTTCCCGCCGGAAAGCTGATCGTGGCAGACCAGATCCCCGGCATCGATCCACAAAAGGCGATTCTCCTCAAGTATATCAAGGATTATGAGTCGCGATACAAGGCCCCGGTTTCTTCTTTCGGAGCCTATGCGGGGGATGCTCTCACGCTCGTCACCAAGGCGGTCGAGACGGGTAAGTCCTCAAACCCTGCCGATATCCGCAATAGCGTCGAGAAGACAAAAGGGTTTGTCGGCATCACCGGCGTCTTTAATTTTTCGCCCGAGGACCACAACGGTCTCGACGAAAATTCCTTTGAAATGGTCGTCATCGAGAGGGGAGACTGGAAGATCATCAAGAAGTAG
- a CDS encoding branched-chain amino acid ABC transporter permease, translated as MGISSYLQFLVSGLTVGSTYGLTALGFTIIFNTTGIINFAQGEFVMLGGMLSVFFLKWLHLGLPLSVLFSLLVTTLVGAAIEQFTIKPVKDSSVINLIIVTIGVSIFTRGLAMLIWGKDTFALPQFSGSAPLTFGGVAVTTQSIWILAITLSLLFLLRAFFTKTIYGKGMLACSYDRKASYLVGIGVQKMVLLSFMISALVGAVGGAILAPVTMTSYDVGILLGLKGFAACIIGGLGNPFGAAAGGLLLGVLESFGAGVISSAYKDAFAFLVLLILLFVKPSGLFGQTRVERV; from the coding sequence ATGGGAATTTCGAGCTACCTCCAGTTTCTCGTATCGGGGTTGACCGTGGGCAGCACCTACGGCCTCACTGCCCTCGGCTTTACCATTATCTTTAATACGACTGGCATCATCAATTTCGCTCAGGGCGAGTTTGTCATGCTCGGCGGAATGCTCTCGGTTTTTTTTCTCAAATGGCTTCATCTTGGGCTTCCTCTCTCTGTGCTCTTCTCCCTGCTCGTTACGACCCTTGTCGGCGCCGCCATAGAGCAGTTTACCATTAAACCGGTGAAGGATTCCTCGGTGATCAACCTCATCATTGTAACCATAGGCGTTTCGATATTCACCCGGGGACTCGCAATGCTCATCTGGGGAAAGGACACCTTCGCACTTCCTCAGTTTTCCGGGAGCGCGCCGCTCACCTTCGGTGGTGTCGCGGTAACGACGCAGAGCATATGGATACTCGCCATAACCCTCTCGCTGCTTTTTCTCCTGAGGGCTTTCTTTACGAAGACGATTTACGGGAAGGGCATGCTTGCCTGCTCGTACGACAGGAAGGCCTCCTATCTTGTGGGGATCGGGGTACAGAAGATGGTGCTCCTCTCCTTCATGATATCGGCCCTCGTGGGGGCAGTGGGAGGGGCGATCCTCGCACCGGTGACGATGACCTCCTACGATGTCGGAATCCTTCTCGGCCTCAAGGGATTTGCCGCCTGTATCATCGGAGGACTCGGCAACCCCTTCGGTGCCGCAGCGGGAGGACTCTTGCTCGGCGTTCTCGAATCTTTCGGAGCAGGGGTTATCTCATCGGCATACAAGGATGCCTTTGCCTTTCTTGTCCTGCTCATCCTCTTGTTCGTGAAGCCATCGGGACTATTCGGCCAGACCAGGGTCGAGAGGGTATAA